The Tripterygium wilfordii isolate XIE 37 chromosome 4, ASM1340144v1, whole genome shotgun sequence genome has a window encoding:
- the LOC119996910 gene encoding uncharacterized protein LOC119996910: MADYHTSSSDSDAEDLLSVLILLDIAEEEEQCVSRNPIRTSSLRGREYVFELLNGSSTVCFELFRLNKVSFIQLCEELRSRNLLDDSRTVYLEEKVAIFLYIIGHNIRHRVASDRFQHSTETISRHFRKTLKAVCRYGKELIKQGSTELPDQYKQNSKYYPWFESCIGAIDGTHISAWAPAEKLTACRGRKSIVTSNVMCACDFNMMFTFVYTGWEGTANDSRVFLDAISRPENHFPHPVGNQYYLVDSGYPCIAGYLPPFRGGRYHISEYHGRGRGPRTRKELFNYRHSSMRMVIERCFGVLKARFPILKLMPPYPPTRQRLIVVACCAIHNFLRQRTQQDHLFNTWENMDPSYMQPSTSTGASSSGASSSNNIANDQGAAIMSQYREHISNMMWIDHCNTSNDE, from the exons ATGGCCGACTATCACACTTCATCAAGCGACTCGGATGCCGAAGATCTTCTTTCTGTACTTATTCTACTTGATATTGCTGAGGAAGAGGAGCAATGTGTTAGTAGAAATCCTATCCGGACTTCATCATTACGTGGTCGTGAGTATGTATTTGAACTCCTAAATGGATCATCTACTGTGTGCTTCGAACTATTTCGATTGAATAAGGTTTCTTTCATTCAATTATGTGAGGAGCTAAGATCACGTAATCTTTTGGACGACTCGAGGACTGTGTATCTCGAAGAAAAGGTGGCCATATTCCTATACATAATTGGGCACAATATTCGTCATCGAGTTGCGAGTGATAGATTCCAACATTCAACGGAGACTATTTCACGTCATTTTCGGAAGACTTTAAAGGCCGTATGTAGATACGGTAAGGAACTCATAAAACAAGGGTCAACTGAACTACCAGACCAATACAagcaaaattcaaaatattatcCGTGGTTCGAG AGTTGCATTGGAGCCATTGATGGTACACATATAAGTGCATGGGCTCCCGCTGAAAAATTAACTGCTTGTAGAGGAAGGAAATCAATTGTAACATCGAATGTCATGTGTGCCTGTGATTTTAATATGATGTTCACATTCGTTTATACGGGCTGGGAAGGCACTGCAAATGACTCAAGGGTATTTCTAGATGCAATATCAAGACCAGAGAATCATTTCCCACATCCTGTTGGAA ACCAATATTATCTTGTTGATTCTGGATACCCTTGCATTGCCGGATATTTACCGCCTTTTAGAGGGGGTCGATATCATATAAGTGAGTACCATGGTCGAGGTAGAGGACCACGTACACGCAAAGAGTTGTTCAACTATCGGCACTCGTCAATGAGGATGGTGattgaaagatgttttggagTTTTAAAGGCACGCTTCCCAATATTGAAATTGATGCCCCCCTACCCGCCAACTCGACAAAGACTTATAGTAGTTGCTTGCTGTGCAATTCATAATTTCCTTCGTCAACGAACACAACAAGATCATTTGTTTAATACATGGGAAAATATGGATCCTTCATATATGCAACCGTCAACTTCAACAGGGGCAAGCTCAAGCGGTGCAAGCTCGAGCAACAATATTGCGAATGATCAAGGAGCTGCTATCATGTCCCAATATCGTGAACACATATCTAATATGATGTGGATCGATCATTGTAATACATCAAATGATGAATAA
- the LOC119995907 gene encoding uncharacterized protein At2g29880-like has product MKHRAFSDLLNHTGFGWNPDTNTVTAADEVWENYVKAHPGAGQYKKKGCENYNSLGLLFNTATATGVLHHASTVSPPNTDEEKELETQFRHSGVHINIDVEDDDELLEAGKLEPKTRSGKRLSMLPTKGSRKESKLSNVSEALNAFVNVQNAKAERLRTVSCEATSAATDDSLACCMRILNGIQFPVEVRVKALSMFKDADWRKMFIEMSDEMREGWLMSL; this is encoded by the exons ATGAAGCACCGTGCTTTTTCGGATCTGCTCAACCATACTGGGTTTGGATGGAATCCAGATACCAATACGGTTACGGCTGCGGATGAAGTATGGGAAAATTATGTGAAG gCACATCCAGGAGCTGGACAATACAAGAAAAAAGGTTGTGAGAATTATAATAGCCTTGGCCTTCTCTTTAATACTGCAACAGCAACTGGTGTGTTGCATCACGCTTCCACTGTGAGTCCTCCAAACACTGACGAGGAAAAAGAGCTAGAAACTCAATTCAGGCATTCAGGGGTGCACATCAATATCgatgttgaagatgatgatgagttATTAGAAGCTGGAAAATTGGAGCCCAAGACTCGTAGTGGGAAGAGACTGTCAATGCTGCCTACCAAAGGTTCGAGGAAGGAATCAAAGTTGAGTAACGTTAGTGAGGCGCTCAACGCATTTGTTAATGTTCAGAATGCAAAGGCTGAAAGGTTGAGGACCGTAAGTTGTGAAGCGACTAGTGCAGCTACCGATGATTCATTAGCTTGTTGTATGCGCATTCTTAATGGCATACAATTTCCTGTGGAGGTTCGTGTGAAGGCCCTGTCTATGTTCAAAGATGCTGATTGGAGGAAAATGTTTATTGAGATGTCAGATGAGATGAGGGAAGGGTGGCTTATGAGCTTATAG
- the LOC119996369 gene encoding trihelix transcription factor GT-2-like: MLGDSSSVLAPPPPPPPPPTSGGENQPPLTAHHDGMEVGGGGEEDKASDRSSFGGHRWPRQETLALLRIRSEMESAFRDASAKGPLWDELSRKLAELGYNRSGKKCKEKFENVYKYHKRTKEGRSGKSETKTYRFFDQLQALENHQSKPQIPEPAMSVANNPPIISTTVSQITVPSTTVFANQALNPSLIPPPPTNPLETNVVASFPNISGDLISNSTSSSTSSDVGRRGKRTRRWTDFFEKLMKGVVEKQEELQKKFLEALEKREQERLVKEEAWRQQEMARINREREILAHERSIAAAKDAAVLSFLQKITQQQQQNPSQPQPTQIPVPVPVPSPQPVALPTVHQQPQPNLEASTTDNNGEINLTSSSRWPKVEVEALIRIRSSLDSKYQDNGPKGPLWEEISAEMRKIGYNRSSKRCKEKWENINKYFKKVKESNKRRPEDSKTCPYFYQLDALYREKKNRLQAVDHNLSSDQSVTMPRNAVPLMVRPEQQWPPPPPPHHQHDSVTEDAESDQNQDEDDDEDNGSGDHFEIVANKPQTSMGGSSGFIYVLAVGFMMDDTYKMIKHIMMERLLDL; encoded by the exons ATGCTAGGGGACTCATCAAGTGTCctagcaccaccaccaccaccaccaccaccacccaccTCAGGCGGTGAAAATCAGCCTCCGTTAACCGCCCACCACGATGGCATGGAAGTTGGCGGTGGTGGGGAAGAAGACAAGGCAAGCGACCGGAGTAGTTTTGGCGGTCACAGGTGGCCTAGGCAAGAAACTCTAGCGCTTCTAAGAATAAGGTCCGAGATGGAGTCGGCCTTCCGCGACGCCAGCGCCAAAGGCCCTCTGTGGGACGAGCTTTCCAG AAAGCTAGCAGAGCTTGGTTATAATCGAAGTGGCAAGAAATGCAAGGAGAAGTTCGAGAACGTGTACAAGTACCACAAGAGAACCAAAGAAGGCCGATCTGGTAAATCCGAGACCAAAACCTATCGATTCTTCGATCAATTACAAGCTCTCGAAAATCACCAATCAAAACCTCAAATACCCGAACCAGCAATGTCAGTAGCCAATAATCCACCTATAATTAGCACTACTGTGTCTCAGATCACTGTTCCATCAACAACTGTGTTTGCAAATCAAGCTCTGAACCCCTCTTTGATCCCACCGCCGCCTACGAATCCGTTGGAGACGAATGTGgttgcttctttccctaacaTTTCTGGGGATCTGATTTCAAATTCGACCTCTTCCTCGACCTCATCAGATGTAGGGAGACGAGGGAAGAGGACGAGGAGATGGACCGATTTCTTTGAGAAGCTAATGAAGGGAGTGGTGGAAAAGCAAGAGGAGTTGCAGAAAAAATTCTTGGAGGCGCTAGAGAAAAGAGAGCAAGAAAGACTGGTGAAAGAAGAAGCTTGGAGACAACAAGAAATGGCGAGAATCAATAGAGAACGAGAAATTTTAGCCCACGAAAGGTCCATCGCCGCCGCCAAGGACGCTGCAGTGCTGTCGTTTTTGCAAAAAATAACgcaacagcaacaacaaaatCCATCTCAGCCACAACCCACTCAAATCCCCGTACCTGTACCCGTCCCATCACCGCAGCCGGTGGCATTACCAACAGTGCATCAACAACCACAACCGAATCTGGAAGCATCAACAACGGATAACAACGGAGAGATTAATTTAACAAGTTCTTCAAGATGGCCTAAGGTAGAGGTTGAGGCATTAATCAGAATACGAAGCAGTTTGGATTCCAAGTATCAAGACAATGGTCCTAAAGGGCCGTTGTGGGAGGAAATCTCGGCGGAGATGAGAAAGATCGGATACAATCGGAGCTCGAAGAGATGCAAGGAGAAATGGGAGAACATCAACAAGTACTTCAAGAAGGTCAAAGAGAGCAACAAGAGGCGGCCTGAGGACTCCAAAACTTGTCCCTATTTTTACCAACTTGATGCATTATATAGGGAGAAGAAGAACAGATTACAAGCTGTTGATCATAATTTGTCCAGTGATCAATCGGTTACCATGCCACGGAACGCGGTGCCACTGATGGTAAGACCGGAGCAGCAAtggcctcctcctcctcctcctcatcatcaaCATGATTCGGTTACAGAAGATGCGGAGAGCGATCAAAACCAAGATGAGGATGACGATGAAGACAACGGATCAGGTGATCACTTTGAAATTGTAGCCAATAAACCACAAACTTCAATGGGCGGCAGTTCAG GTTTTATATATGTACTAGCTGTTGGATTCATGATGGACGATACATACAAGATGATCAAACATATCATGATGGAGAGGCTTCTCGATCTATGA